The following proteins come from a genomic window of Lolium rigidum isolate FL_2022 chromosome 5, APGP_CSIRO_Lrig_0.1, whole genome shotgun sequence:
- the LOC124654380 gene encoding nudix hydrolase 20, chloroplastic-like, which yields MAAIATSFSAAAAAAVARRRSPAHIQLVARRRLPFCTAASAAPAAAAGFSWADALRVASDTGVGDESDLSGYFHKVDICNRGLDKKGQFVEFLVEDQVVGYIHKGFTEHLRDFHDVFTIVSGHNGNSTVGHVTLHPSLRTPEARTLAIGDVIKGLGELIPGIRNELYPVTSSYGMPVYFSLERAAAPYFGIKAYGVHMNGYIEKDGEKSLWIAKRSDVKQTYPGMLDHLVAGGLPYGISCKENIIKECEEEAGIPRSMSTNATSVGAVSYMDIDGFRYKRDVLFCYDLRLPVDFVPNNEDGEVDSFRLLPVSHAANIIRRTNFFKANCNLVIIDFLFRHGYVDPDCNGYLKLLTSLRGGDCS from the exons ATGGCCGCCATAGCCacctccttctccgccgccgccgccgccgctgtcgcccGCCGGAGATCCCCTGCCCACATCCAGCTTGttgctcgccgccgcctccctttcTGCACCGCTGCCTCCGCGGCAcctgctgcggcggcgggctTTAGTTGGGCCGACGCCCTCCGAGTTGCCAGCGACACCGGGGTCGGCGACGAGTCCGACCTTTCCGGATACTTCCACAAGGTCGACATCTGCAACCGAGGACTG GATAAGAAGGGACAGTTCGTGGAGTTCTTGGTGGAGGATCAAGTGGTGGGGTACATCCACAAGGG TTTTACCGAACACCTGAGAGACTTCCATGATGTTTTTACCATTGTCTCGGGCCACAATGGCAACAGCACTGTGGGGCATGTGACTCTCCACCCATCGCTTAGGACTCCAGAAGCTCGAACGCTAGCCATTGGAGATGTCATAAAAGGCCTAGGAGAACTCATTCCTGGTATACGCAATGAG CTCTATCCAGTAACCTCATCTTATGGCATGCCTGTGTACTTCTCTCTGGAACGTGCTGCTGCTCCCTACTTCGGCATAAAG GCTTATGGTGTTCATATGAATGGGTACATCGAGAAGGATGGTGAGAAATCTCTGTGGATTGCTAAGAGAAGTGATGTGAAGCAAACCTACCCTGgaatgctagatcatcttgttgCTGGTGGCCTG CCATATGGAATCTCCTGTAAAGAGAATATCATCAAGGAATGCGAAGAGGAAGCAGGAATCCCAAGATCCATGTCAACCAA TGCTACTTCTGTTGGAGCTGTATCTTACATGGATATCGATGGATTTAGATACAAAAGGGATGTTCTGTTCTGCTACGACCTTAGGCTTCCTGTAGATTTTGTTCCTAATAATGAAG ATGGAGAAGTTGATAGCTTCAGACTACTCCCCGTATCACATGCTGCAAACATTATCCGGAGGACAAATTTTTTCAAGGCAAATTGCAACCTTGTGATCATTGACTTCCTCTTCCGTCATGG GTATGTAGACCCAGATTGTAATGGGTACCTGAAGCTGCTGACAAGCTTGAGAGGCGGTGATTGTTCCTAG